A region of Thermovibrio ammonificans HB-1 DNA encodes the following proteins:
- a CDS encoding peptidyl-prolyl cis-trans isomerase, whose protein sequence is MRKALVALLLFSVASCNSPQTKELKEQHTTVSEEKHAVCTPDTPLAEGKGVKVTLADFRYTWKLLSPQSRNFFAAHPEELLKRMVNRRLVVNYVESTGLAERSGLEKEMEEFKKEWLARYYVSAEAKKRLKPVTNEEIVERFKELFPKKDPSKMSKGDKDFIRHELEVKHFDQAVKSLYDEVTKKLKIERKGDKLVASCCGLEVEAPYNKKREKELQNYLKEKFLTEYFYRQALKAGYDKLPRFKHMYEEYYATRAVELFRKELEKGIKVTDEEAKAFYEKNKERFKMPDRVKAVVFYFKSKERALEAKKMLESGKSWQDVARRLGQFNAKEKFYYRDPKDPIGALVFMNGNPKKGQVFVADFGGKYVTVYVEKFVPGGVLPYKEVKNYVKLVLKRQKLRQAEVEKLRKLWKEKGVKLENLSCLKGSL, encoded by the coding sequence ATGAGAAAAGCCCTTGTAGCCCTACTGCTCTTTTCCGTAGCCTCCTGCAACTCCCCGCAGACGAAAGAGCTTAAAGAGCAGCACACAACGGTCTCCGAGGAGAAGCACGCAGTGTGCACCCCGGATACCCCCCTTGCCGAGGGTAAGGGTGTAAAGGTAACGCTGGCAGACTTCCGCTACACGTGGAAGTTACTTAGCCCCCAGAGCAGGAACTTCTTCGCCGCCCACCCGGAAGAGCTGTTAAAGAGGATGGTGAACCGCAGGCTCGTTGTAAACTACGTTGAGTCTACAGGGCTTGCAGAGCGCAGCGGGCTTGAGAAGGAGATGGAGGAGTTTAAGAAGGAGTGGCTCGCAAGGTACTACGTATCGGCAGAGGCCAAGAAGAGGCTTAAGCCGGTGACAAACGAGGAGATAGTAGAGCGGTTTAAGGAGCTCTTTCCCAAAAAAGACCCTTCGAAAATGTCTAAGGGCGACAAGGACTTTATCAGGCACGAGCTGGAGGTTAAGCACTTTGACCAGGCGGTTAAGTCGCTCTACGACGAGGTAACGAAGAAGTTAAAAATCGAGAGGAAGGGGGATAAGCTTGTAGCCTCCTGCTGCGGACTCGAGGTTGAGGCTCCCTATAACAAGAAGAGGGAGAAGGAGCTTCAGAACTACCTCAAGGAGAAGTTCCTCACCGAGTACTTCTACAGGCAGGCTTTAAAGGCGGGCTACGACAAGCTTCCCCGGTTTAAACACATGTACGAGGAGTACTACGCAACCAGGGCCGTTGAGCTCTTCAGGAAGGAGCTTGAAAAGGGGATAAAGGTAACAGACGAAGAGGCCAAGGCCTTCTACGAGAAGAACAAGGAGCGCTTCAAAATGCCCGACAGGGTAAAGGCGGTAGTTTTCTACTTTAAGTCGAAGGAGAGGGCTTTAGAGGCCAAGAAGATGCTGGAAAGCGGCAAGAGCTGGCAGGACGTTGCCCGCAGGCTGGGCCAGTTTAACGCTAAGGAGAAGTTCTACTACCGCGACCCCAAAGACCCGATAGGCGCCCTGGTGTTTATGAATGGCAACCCTAAAAAGGGTCAGGTGTTCGTTGCCGACTTCGGGGGCAAGTACGTAACCGTTTACGTTGAGAAGTTCGTTCCCGGAGGGGTGCTCCCGTACAAGGAGGTGAAGAACTACGTGAAGCTGGTTTTAAAGAGGCAGAAGCTCCGGCAGGCAGAGGTTGAGAAGCTCCGGAAGCTCTGGAAGGAAAAAGGCGTGAAGCTCGAAAACCTCAGCTGTTTAAAGGGGAGCCTCTAA
- a CDS encoding PfkB family carbohydrate kinase — protein sequence MLDVLAFGSVVIDNVLVVRKFPAVNETVQVDKYRYTYGGAGANVAVAAARLGAKSGIFAVAGSDFKKTNYEKHLEKEGVDRRGLIPADFLMPRSFIVSKESSDDQILYYYENRKGTAKKLFENMELAIRLGNGSQVCHFSTGHFEFYYRLLKGGRLKSVVSFDPGQETFNYPYRVVRIIPYVHMLFMNNHEAKRIKELLKIKSLRQIEGPKLLCVSLGAQGSVILFKGEVYRIPAVRPSRLIDPTGAGDSHRAGFIVALLKGYDVKTAGRIASTVASFTIEAEGAQTSLPTWEKVVRRYEHFFKEKFPQPQTSWEETKRELLS from the coding sequence ATGCTCGACGTTCTCGCCTTCGGAAGCGTAGTTATAGACAACGTTCTCGTTGTAAGGAAGTTTCCCGCCGTTAACGAAACGGTTCAGGTGGATAAGTACCGCTACACTTACGGCGGAGCCGGGGCAAACGTTGCCGTTGCCGCTGCAAGGCTCGGCGCCAAGAGCGGGATATTTGCTGTTGCCGGCAGCGACTTTAAGAAGACCAACTACGAGAAGCACCTTGAGAAGGAGGGTGTAGACAGGAGGGGGCTCATTCCTGCCGACTTCCTCATGCCCAGGAGCTTCATCGTAAGCAAGGAGAGCAGCGACGACCAGATTCTCTACTACTACGAAAACAGAAAGGGCACGGCTAAAAAGCTCTTTGAGAACATGGAACTTGCCATCAGGCTGGGGAACGGGAGCCAGGTGTGCCACTTCTCCACCGGCCACTTTGAGTTCTACTACAGGCTCCTTAAAGGGGGTAGGCTGAAGAGCGTTGTGAGCTTTGACCCGGGCCAGGAGACCTTTAACTACCCCTACCGGGTTGTTCGGATTATCCCCTACGTTCATATGCTCTTTATGAACAACCACGAGGCCAAGCGGATAAAGGAGCTTTTGAAGATAAAGAGCCTGCGCCAGATAGAGGGGCCGAAGCTCCTGTGTGTCTCTTTGGGGGCTCAGGGCTCTGTTATTCTCTTTAAGGGTGAGGTCTACAGGATTCCGGCGGTTCGCCCCTCGAGGCTTATTGACCCTACGGGTGCGGGAGACTCCCACAGGGCCGGATTCATAGTTGCCCTTCTTAAAGGTTACGACGTTAAAACCGCCGGTAGGATAGCCTCAACAGTTGCCTCCTTTACCATAGAGGCCGAAGGGGCTCAAACGAGCCTGCCCACTTGGGAGAAGGTTGTAAGACGTTACGAGCACTTCTTTAAGGAGAAGTTCCCCCAGCCGCAGACCAGCTGGGAGGAGACGAAGAGGGAGCTCCTCTCTTAG
- a CDS encoding YlxR family protein produces the protein MRRCAACRREAEKESFLRFVEFEGKPLLDVAGKLPGRGFNVCPSYGCIRQFVKRQFKGKVDPDGLYTESVKALKEYLLHLLSLAHKSGATVVGQDSIKGLTSPEGVLLFADDLSDKTKKRLRREGWLTLDGVFTSEELGNALRKERRAGAVFVERVGLGRKFYETAKKLHSLLSSR, from the coding sequence ATGAGGCGGTGTGCCGCCTGCAGAAGGGAGGCCGAGAAGGAGAGCTTCCTCCGCTTTGTGGAGTTTGAAGGAAAGCCCTTGCTCGACGTTGCCGGTAAGCTGCCGGGCAGGGGCTTTAACGTTTGTCCCAGCTACGGCTGTATAAGGCAGTTCGTTAAAAGGCAGTTTAAGGGTAAGGTTGACCCGGACGGGCTCTACACAGAGAGTGTAAAGGCCCTGAAGGAGTATCTCCTCCACCTGCTCTCCCTTGCCCACAAGTCGGGGGCCACCGTTGTCGGCCAGGATAGCATAAAGGGGCTCACCTCTCCGGAAGGGGTTTTACTCTTTGCAGACGACCTCAGCGACAAAACGAAGAAGAGGCTCAGGCGGGAGGGGTGGCTTACGCTCGACGGAGTTTTTACCAGCGAGGAGCTCGGAAACGCCCTGAGAAAGGAGCGCAGGGCCGGTGCCGTTTTCGTTGAGAGGGTGGGCTTGGGCAGGAAGTTCTACGAGACCGCCAAGAAGCTCCACTCCCTTCTCTCCTCGCGCTAA
- the nusA gene encoding transcription termination factor NusA yields the protein METLGKTIELLCKEKGISKEDVIEAVKVGIINAAKKAGYRGDLVVKIDEDGKDFGIYQRKKVVEEVTDPDHEISLEEARELFGDQVKLGDEVLIEIKTEELGRIAAKAAAQVIHDKITEAERRALFDYFRQKIGDVISGTVKEIKRNGDIVVDLGRVIGVLPKEEQIPKERYRIGDRVRAYIYDVVFDYKRYNRKKPSRIDDYPPPYVILSRTHPKLLKRLMEIEIPEVAEGLVEVKAVAREPGVRAKVAVDSKEDYIDPVGACIGVKGSRILPISRELSGEKIEIIRWSDDVAELVARALSPAKVIQAESYEDENGEFRVEVVVPDDQLSLAIGKHGVNARLASKLAGQAGHVVGIDIIKESDYRKLEELEAEEEEAEE from the coding sequence ATGGAAACACTCGGTAAGACCATAGAGCTTCTCTGCAAGGAGAAGGGCATATCCAAAGAGGACGTAATAGAGGCCGTTAAGGTCGGTATCATAAACGCCGCCAAGAAGGCGGGCTACAGGGGAGACCTTGTCGTAAAAATAGACGAAGACGGAAAGGACTTCGGCATATACCAGCGCAAAAAAGTGGTTGAGGAGGTTACAGACCCCGACCACGAAATCTCCCTTGAGGAGGCCCGGGAACTCTTCGGAGACCAAGTTAAACTCGGAGACGAGGTTCTCATAGAGATAAAGACCGAGGAGCTTGGAAGGATAGCCGCAAAGGCGGCGGCTCAGGTTATCCACGATAAGATAACCGAGGCCGAAAGGCGTGCCCTCTTCGACTACTTCCGCCAGAAGATAGGGGATGTTATCTCCGGAACTGTAAAGGAGATAAAGCGTAACGGCGACATAGTTGTAGACTTGGGGCGGGTTATCGGCGTTCTGCCCAAGGAGGAGCAGATTCCGAAGGAGCGCTACCGTATAGGCGACCGGGTAAGGGCTTACATCTACGATGTTGTCTTCGACTATAAGCGCTACAACAGGAAGAAGCCCAGCAGGATAGACGACTACCCTCCCCCTTACGTGATTCTCTCGAGGACCCACCCCAAGCTCTTAAAGAGGCTTATGGAGATTGAGATACCGGAAGTTGCAGAGGGCCTTGTTGAGGTAAAAGCCGTTGCCAGGGAGCCCGGCGTAAGGGCCAAGGTGGCCGTTGACTCCAAGGAGGACTACATAGACCCCGTTGGTGCCTGTATAGGGGTCAAGGGTAGTAGGATTCTCCCGATTTCCCGGGAGCTCTCCGGCGAGAAGATAGAGATAATAAGGTGGTCTGACGACGTTGCAGAGCTTGTTGCAAGGGCCCTTTCGCCTGCCAAGGTGATACAGGCCGAAAGTTACGAGGATGAGAACGGGGAGTTCCGCGTGGAGGTTGTTGTCCCCGACGACCAGCTCTCCCTTGCCATCGGTAAGCACGGCGTTAACGCAAGGCTCGCCTCTAAGCTTGCCGGCCAGGCAGGCCACGTTGTCGGGATAGACATAATAAAGGAGAGCGACTACAGGAAGCTTGAAGAGCTTGAGGCGGAGGAAGAGGAGGCCGAAGAATGA
- the rimP gene encoding ribosome maturation factor RimP, with protein MEERVQQVIDKVKELLAPILEEGGFELVDVEFQKEPVGWVLRIYADRPQGGITISDCQWISERIGTLLDVEDVIPHAYHLEVSSPGLDRPLKTQRDFERHRGVVVKIKTHEPMDNQRNFKGAVVSTSERGVTVHDVSRNADVEIPYDNIKSARVDIDSLFNK; from the coding sequence GTGGAGGAAAGGGTTCAGCAGGTTATAGATAAAGTAAAGGAGCTTCTGGCCCCTATCCTTGAAGAGGGGGGCTTTGAGCTGGTTGACGTTGAGTTTCAGAAGGAGCCCGTCGGTTGGGTTTTGAGGATATACGCCGACAGGCCCCAAGGGGGTATAACCATATCTGACTGTCAGTGGATAAGCGAGAGGATAGGAACTCTCCTTGACGTTGAAGACGTGATTCCCCACGCTTACCACCTTGAGGTTTCGTCTCCGGGGCTCGACAGACCCCTGAAAACCCAGAGGGACTTTGAGCGCCACAGGGGCGTTGTTGTGAAGATAAAGACCCACGAGCCCATGGATAACCAGCGTAACTTCAAAGGGGCCGTTGTTTCAACCTCGGAAAGGGGCGTTACCGTTCACGACGTTTCCCGTAACGCCGACGTTGAGATACCCTACGACAACATTAAGAGTGCCCGGGTAGACATAGATTCCCTTTTCAACAAGTAA